Within Paenibacillus sp. J23TS9, the genomic segment ATCAGTAGTTTTGTTGTCAAATATCTTCATGATGTGCATGAGTTCCCCTTGCTTAACTCCCAGCATTCTTTCAATATGGAAGATAAATGCATGCATACGTGCAGCGAGCTCTTCATTCGTCATTTCAATGTAATCATCATCAAAAACCGTATTTGCATAGATCACCACCATCTCCATACACTCGTACGGAAACGGTGTGTTAAACAATCCCTGCTCAATGCCCTCTCGGATCACTCCAGCCAGAATAGGCGTAACCCCGCTGATGATGACTCTTTGAATTTTCTGGTGCATCAACGCATTCTGCGGCTTATGAATATGCTCCATCATTTCTGCGCTGCTTCCGCCACTTATGTTCAAGGCCATAACGACTTGGATAATACGCTCGACGACAGGTATGCTCTTGTTCTCGGCAATTTCCTGAGCTGCATCTAATAGACGGACCTTATACCGATCAATCAGCGCATCCATAATATCTTCCTTCGATTTGAAGTGATGATATAATGTTCCCCGCGCAATCCCAACCTTTTCGAGAATATCGTTGGTACTCGTCCCATCAAAGCCCTTCTGAAAAAAAAGCTCATCTGCCGCATCCAGTATTTCGTTTATACGTTCCTCGGCTTCTTTTACAATCCTCATTTTTCATCCACCCCTAAATAGACCGACTGTCTGTCTGTTAGTCTGATGATAACATGCTATTTCGCTTTGTCAAGAACGTTATGTTGTTGTTAGGCGCTGTTCTCTCAATACATTTACATCGTATAATACGGAAGCTTATAAACCGATAAATGTAAAAAAACCACATCCCTTCTTCGCGGACCGTTTTATCCGTGTCCAAGATTCGGGATGCAGTATATTTAGCTGCCAGGATCTGAATCCTAGTATATTGAATTGAATCATTACAACAGCGGATGCTCATGCTTCGCTTTCAAAATCGACCAGCGCCGCTCCACTTCCTTTTCAAATTCATCAAGCATTTCCTTGTTTTCTTCCTTGAGCAGATGTCTTGATTTGCCCATATATTTCAGCCAGTCGCCGAGCGGTACCCGCTTATTCTTCGCCTCCGGATCGAACGTAATGTTCGTTTGTCCCTGTTCCACTTCATACAGCGGGAAAAAGCATGCATTCACGGCCGCGCGAACGATTGTCTCCCCTTCCTTATCGTCGGACTTCCAGTTCAGCGGGCATGTGATCAGCAGCTTGCCGTAGACGGTACCTACATTCTGGGAGTACCACTGCGCTTTTGCCGCCTTTTTTACAAGGTCCTGCGGGAATGCCTCCGTCCCCGTAAATACGTACGGAATATGCGCAGCCGCCATCATTTGCACCGTATCTTTGTGATGAAACGTTTTGCCCTGCTGCTGTTTGCCGACGCCGGAAGTACTGGTCATGTGGCCTAAAGGCGTAGAATACGAAAGCTGTGCCCCGGTGTTCATGTAGCCTTCATTATCGTATTCCAGAATGATCAGATTATGGCCCCGCAGCGCCGTCCCGATAGCCGAACCCATCCCGATGTCCATGCCGCCGTCGCCGGTCACCATTACAAACGTAAAGTCCTCGGGAACATCGATTTCGCCCCGGCGTTTCTTCTCTAGGAACGCCTCTACCGTGCCGGATAACGTCGCCGGTCCGTTCTGGAACAAGTTATGAATGAAGCTCTGTTTATGCGAGTTATACGGATAACCCGTCGTGGTGATATAAGCGCAGCCGGTATGAAACAACGTGACGACATTGCCTTCGATCCCTTTGAAAAAGAGCTCCAGCGCCGGGAAAATACCGCAGCCCGGGCAGGCTCCGTGACCGGAAGCAAACCGCTTCGGTTTGGCGGCAAGTGCCCGCATCGGCGGCGCCTTAACGGACAGCTTGTTCGTCGCCTCATCCATCTTCACCGTGATCAGGCCGGATTTAAAGCTGTCGCCGTTCATCGGCGCGATGACTGGCTGCAGCTTGTGCGCCTCATCTCCCGGCGTTTGGCCGTAATAATCAAACGGAACCTTGGCATACCCCAGCTCCATGGCCTCCAGCGCCAAGGCAAAAAAAGCTTCCGCGTCATCCGCGTAATAGTCTTTCCCGCCGAGGCCGAAGATGCGGGACAGCACAATCGGCTGCGGACCGCGGATTTCCTGCAGGGCCGCTTTGACCTCATGCGTCAAATTGCCTCCTTGTGCGCCGTAAGAATCGGCGCGTTCACCGACCAGTAGCGCCTTGACGCCCGTCAGCGCCTCGCGGATTTCCTTGGCCGGGAACGGCCGGAGAATATTCGGGCTGATCACGCCCGCTTTGATTCCTTGCGCCCGCAGCCGGTCCACGACGTCTTTGGAGGATTCGGCTGCCGAATTGAGCAGGAACAGAGCCACCTCCGCGTCTTCCATGCGGTACAGATCAAGCGGCGAATAGGATCTTCCGGACAGTGCGGCGTACTCCTCCGCCACTTCCTTGAATACCTCGCCCGCACGGTACATGGCGTTCGATTGCTGGAAGTGGTTGTTCATCAAGTCGTCGCCGTTCATGTAAGCCCCAACGACGATCGGCTTGTTCTCGTCCAGCACATGCGGAAATTCCGGCGGCTGTTCCCCTACGAACTCACGGACGGTTTCCCGGCTCGTAAATATGTGCACCCGGCGTTTCTGGTGCGACGTGAAAAATCCGTCATACGCCACGATGACCGGCAGGCGCACGTCTTCATGCTCGGCGATTCGCAGCGCCATGATGTTCAGGTCATACACCGCCTGCGGTGAACGGGCCGTCAGAATCACCCAGCCCGTATTGAGGCCGTAGTAGAGATCCGAGTGGTCACCGCGGATATCCAGCGGGCCACTGACCGCCCGCGTCACCAGGTTCATGACCATCGGGAAACGGGTGCCCGCCTGCACGGGCAGCTGTTCGATCATATACAGGAACCCGTTCGCGCTGGTCGCATTGAATACCCGCGCTCCGGCTGCGGCTGCGCCGTAACAGATTCCCGCCGAGCCGTGTTCGCCGTCAGCCGGAATGAGCTTGATGTCGTGTTCGCCGCGCGTCCGCATCATGTCAAGATATTGGGCGATTTCCGTAGACGGTGTAATCGGAAAATAACCCATGATGTGATAATTGATCTGGGCAGCTGCCATGGCGGCCATTTCGTTGCCCGATTCGAAGACCGCCGTTTGGGCGGCAGGCATCTCGTGCTCGGTTGCTTCTTGGATTTTCATGTTCATGATCTGACTCCCTCCGCGGTTAAATAGGGGAATGCTTGCGGCACACGGTGCTGCTCCGCATAATGCGGCTCTTCCAACATGGCGGCCAAAGCGGTGGTCGGGCAAGCTTCCACGCATTTCAAGCAGCCTTTGCAATACTGGTAATCGATGCCTTTCATAAACATCTGCAGGTTGCCGCGTTTATCCGGTTTCTGCTCCCACACGATGCAGAAATCCGGGCATACCGTATCGCAGGCGGCGCAGTGAATGCAGTCCTCGATCTTGTATTCCGGCAAATATCCCTGCCGGGAGGCGCTAAGGTCCTTCAGGATGCTGTTGGCCGTCACGTTCAGGATCCCGCCGGGCTCCTGCGTTTCAAATCCGAGAACCGGCTGCGGTCTTGCGAAAGCCACCGGGTCTATAAGCCCTGTGCCATTTCCCAAGGAAAGGAACCGGACTTCGTGATACCCTCTGTCAAAGGTCCGCAAATTCGCTTCCACGAGGTGTGGCAGCTTTTTCTCAAACGTTGTGCGGATAACCTGCCGCATATCGTCCGGGTTCAGGAAGCTGCATATCCGGAACAAGGCGCCCAGCATCGCCGTATTGACTTTCGTTTTTTCCTCAACGGCAATGTTCAGCGCATCAATCACCGCAAGCGTTCCCTGCGTCATGTTCAGATCCGCGGCAACTTCGGCAAGGTCTCTCGACGTATTCACAAGTACCGTTCCATCAGGCTGTAATCCGCTTATGACATCTATCGTCTTATACAATGCTTCATGAAATACACCGACGACATGCGGCTGCTCAATGGGACTGTGATCGCGGATTTCCACCCCGGGATCGCAGAACCTTACGAAACTCTTCACCGGCGACCCTTTTTTCTCCGAGCCGTAGCTGGAAAAATTAGAACCGTTAAGGCCGGAGCCGGTTACCCCGGCTTCGGCCAGCATTTTCCCGGCCAGATTGGCGCCAAGCCCGCCGATGGATTCGAGACGGATCTCGAAAAATCCCAGTTCATTTTTGTGAGGCAATATCGACATATTCTCTCTCCTCATTTCTTCTAGAGGTAGTTCAAAAAGACCGCTTTTGATCACGAAGTAAATCGGAGAAGCAGATTCGGCATCGAATCTAGAATTCAGCCGGGCCTTCCGGTGCTCACGTACCCACAAGTACGCTCCGCTCCTCAGTCCCTAGCTTCATCCAATCTTCTTGGTGCTGAAAACCGTCCTTTTTGAACATTCATTTATAAGTCCATAAATCCAGTTTAAAAGAACAATCCGACAGGCTTTGTGATTTAACACACAAACTTAAAAAATGGTGATTGGAATCACCTTTCCGGTTATCGCAGCGGAGTATACTGTGTCTGACAGTCCAATGACAACGCGGACTTATGTGGACCTTAGGCAACCAATAACTCACGAAACCGGGGGAGAAATAATGACTAACATCGCGACAGAGAAGGCCTTAAATCATCAGCCGTCCATGTTCTGCTTTCAATGCCAGGAAGCATCCAAAGGAACCGGCTGCACCCTTGTCGGCGTATGCGGCAAACCGCATGACGTGGCGAACCTGCAGGATCTGCTGATCTATCTGCTGAAAGGGATCTCTTTTCTCAGTCAGGATGTCCGGCTGCCGGAATTCCTTGAACAGCGCGTATCGCTGTTTATCATGGACTCCTTGTTTGCAACCATTACGAACGCCAATTTTGACCGCGAGGTGTTTGTGGGGAGAATCCGGGAAGCCATGGCGCTCCGCGGCGAGGTGCGCGCCTATTATAACGAGCAATATCCGGAAGGAACCGCTAATTTCCCGGATGCTGCCGTCTGGGAAGCGGATCATGAAACCGCATTGGATGAAAAAGCGCGCACTGTCGGTGTCCTATCAACCCGCAATGAAGACATCCGCTCGCTGCGCGAATTGATTACGTACGGCTTGAAGGGAATGGCTGCTTACACGTACCATGCGCTTCACCTGGAGAGAGACGACAACGAATTGAACCGGTTCATGCGCCGCGCGCTTGCGGCTACGCTGGACGATAGCCTTGAAGTGCAGGATCTCGTCGCTTTGACGATGGAAACTGGCAAGTACGGCGTGAACGCCATGGCAATGCTGGACGAAGCGAATACTTCCGTTTACGGAAATCCGGAAATTACGAAGGTTAATATCGGGGTTAGAAACCGGCCCGGCATTCTCATCAGCGGCCACGACCTGAAGGATTTGGAAGAGCTGCTGAAGCAGACGGAAGGGACCGGCGTGGACGTATACACTCACAGTGAAATGCTGCCTGCCCACTATTATCCGGCATTCAAGAAATATGAGCATTTTGTAGGCAATTACGGAAATGCCTGGTGGAAGCAAAACAGCGAATTCGCATCCTTTAACGGGCCGATTCTGATGACGACCAACTGTATCGTTCCGCCAAAGGACAGTTATAAGGACCGCATTTATACCACGGGCAACACCGGCTTCCCGGGCGTCCGCCATATCCCGGAGGCAGAGGACGGCGCTGCCAAGGACTTCTCCGCACTGATCGAGCAAGCGAAAGGATGCCCGGCCCCGACGGAGCTTGAAACCGGCGAGATCATCGGCGGCTTCGCCCATGCCGCCGTGATGAACGTGGCTGATCAAGTTGTCGACGCCGTAAAGTCCGGCGCGATCCGCCGGTTCTTCGTCATGGCCGGCTGCGACGGACGGATGAAATCCCGCAATTATTACACCGATTTTGCGGCAGAGCTTCCGAAAGACA encodes:
- a CDS encoding TetR/AcrR family transcriptional regulator, which translates into the protein MRIVKEAEERINEILDAADELFFQKGFDGTSTNDILEKVGIARGTLYHHFKSKEDIMDALIDRYKVRLLDAAQEIAENKSIPVVERIIQVVMALNISGGSSAEMMEHIHKPQNALMHQKIQRVIISGVTPILAGVIREGIEQGLFNTPFPYECMEMVVIYANTVFDDDYIEMTNEELAARMHAFIFHIERMLGVKQGELMHIMKIFDNKTTDNS
- a CDS encoding thiamine pyrophosphate-dependent enzyme produces the protein MNMKIQEATEHEMPAAQTAVFESGNEMAAMAAAQINYHIMGYFPITPSTEIAQYLDMMRTRGEHDIKLIPADGEHGSAGICYGAAAAGARVFNATSANGFLYMIEQLPVQAGTRFPMVMNLVTRAVSGPLDIRGDHSDLYYGLNTGWVILTARSPQAVYDLNIMALRIAEHEDVRLPVIVAYDGFFTSHQKRRVHIFTSRETVREFVGEQPPEFPHVLDENKPIVVGAYMNGDDLMNNHFQQSNAMYRAGEVFKEVAEEYAALSGRSYSPLDLYRMEDAEVALFLLNSAAESSKDVVDRLRAQGIKAGVISPNILRPFPAKEIREALTGVKALLVGERADSYGAQGGNLTHEVKAALQEIRGPQPIVLSRIFGLGGKDYYADDAEAFFALALEAMELGYAKVPFDYYGQTPGDEAHKLQPVIAPMNGDSFKSGLITVKMDEATNKLSVKAPPMRALAAKPKRFASGHGACPGCGIFPALELFFKGIEGNVVTLFHTGCAYITTTGYPYNSHKQSFIHNLFQNGPATLSGTVEAFLEKKRRGEIDVPEDFTFVMVTGDGGMDIGMGSAIGTALRGHNLIILEYDNEGYMNTGAQLSYSTPLGHMTSTSGVGKQQQGKTFHHKDTVQMMAAAHIPYVFTGTEAFPQDLVKKAAKAQWYSQNVGTVYGKLLITCPLNWKSDDKEGETIVRAAVNACFFPLYEVEQGQTNITFDPEAKNKRVPLGDWLKYMGKSRHLLKEENKEMLDEFEKEVERRWSILKAKHEHPLL
- a CDS encoding 2-oxoacid:acceptor oxidoreductase family protein, yielding MSILPHKNELGFFEIRLESIGGLGANLAGKMLAEAGVTGSGLNGSNFSSYGSEKKGSPVKSFVRFCDPGVEIRDHSPIEQPHVVGVFHEALYKTIDVISGLQPDGTVLVNTSRDLAEVAADLNMTQGTLAVIDALNIAVEEKTKVNTAMLGALFRICSFLNPDDMRQVIRTTFEKKLPHLVEANLRTFDRGYHEVRFLSLGNGTGLIDPVAFARPQPVLGFETQEPGGILNVTANSILKDLSASRQGYLPEYKIEDCIHCAACDTVCPDFCIVWEQKPDKRGNLQMFMKGIDYQYCKGCLKCVEACPTTALAAMLEEPHYAEQHRVPQAFPYLTAEGVRS
- the hcp gene encoding hydroxylamine reductase; protein product: MTNIATEKALNHQPSMFCFQCQEASKGTGCTLVGVCGKPHDVANLQDLLIYLLKGISFLSQDVRLPEFLEQRVSLFIMDSLFATITNANFDREVFVGRIREAMALRGEVRAYYNEQYPEGTANFPDAAVWEADHETALDEKARTVGVLSTRNEDIRSLRELITYGLKGMAAYTYHALHLERDDNELNRFMRRALAATLDDSLEVQDLVALTMETGKYGVNAMAMLDEANTSVYGNPEITKVNIGVRNRPGILISGHDLKDLEELLKQTEGTGVDVYTHSEMLPAHYYPAFKKYEHFVGNYGNAWWKQNSEFASFNGPILMTTNCIVPPKDSYKDRIYTTGNTGFPGVRHIPEAEDGAAKDFSALIEQAKGCPAPTELETGEIIGGFAHAAVMNVADQVVDAVKSGAIRRFFVMAGCDGRMKSRNYYTDFAAELPKDTVILTAGCAKYKYNKLALGEIGGIPRVLDAGQCNDSYSLVVIALKLKGVFGLEDINELPISYNIAWYEQKAVIVLLALLYLGVKNIHLGPTLPAFLSPNVAKVLVDNFGIGGITNVEDDMNMFLGA